Proteins encoded together in one Penicillium digitatum chromosome 1, complete sequence window:
- a CDS encoding Nucleoside transporter, putative — MFSPYSEEFEVPESTLRPCDFDLSPPTSKRLKTSATTSAPPHMLAQQQIHPFHRVPTFEGIPIPTAPIPQQNLGTSRKRPPSPTGSSAMMAGPGNPAGGGIDDPGAIPTVESTPKKKGRTNTPWTAEEEQRLKTMRDAGRSWSEIAKTFPTRTEGSVKKHWYKDMHYAEFAEDESVKLREAIKEYEANKWKVIGQKVGKPAKACEHIFYEFGILSSGFPAIPERLTLLGSMASENEITALAVHSNKEDLATSKPEIPGVANKDELLYAETRTNRRNPVGSRLGSIIRAFENQLIEYNLEARGIERVAVDDRMKRNTWMSYLQAFLLWISINLAPNNITLGMLGPAVYGLSFRDSALCAVFGALVGSVVSSWMATWGPISGIRTMAFGRYSMGWWPSKVIVLLNLVQMIGYGLIDCVVGGQILSAVSPDGMSVAVGIVIIAVISWAVATFGIQVFHYYERFAFLPQLIVVCILFAVSSVKFDLSTISAGDARTVAGNRLSFFSICLSAAITYAPLAADFFVYYPENTSRVKIFSLSLAGLLVSFTLAIICGVGLASGISIHPEYSAAYEQGQGALVVEGFGPLHGFGKFCSVICALGLIANTVAPTYSAGIDFQILGRYAEAVPRVIWNTIAVIIYTVCALVGRSHLSEIFTNFLALMGYWVVIWIAIVLEERYIFRLRTGYNWGIWRDPSKLPIGIAAFAAFVVGWVGAVLCMAQVWYIGPIAKLVGEYGADMGIYVGFCWTALVYPPFRFIELRFVGR, encoded by the exons ATGTTCTCCCCGTATTCGGAAGAATTCGAGGTCCCGGAATCGACGCTTCGACCATGCGATTTTGACCT TTCCCCCCCGACATCTAAGCGTCTCAAGACGTCGGCAACTACCAGCGCCCCCCCGCATATGCTTGCTCAACAACAGATTCATCCATTTCACCGCGTCCCAACCTTTGAAGGCATCCCGATTCCGACTGCTCCTATACCTCAACAAAACCTCGGCACTTCGCGCAAACGTCCTCCTTCTCCTACGGGATCCTCAGCCATGATGGCAGGCCCAGGGAATCCTGCGGGTGGTGGGATTGACGACCCCGGTGCCATTCCCACGGTCGAATCTACACCCAAGAAAAAAGGGCGCACAAATACCCCATGGACCGCAGAGGAGGAGCAAAGGCTTAAGACAATGCGCGACGCCGGGCGCAGTTGGAGTGAAATTGCAAAG ACTTTCCCGACCCGAACCGAGGGCAGTGTCAAGAAGCATTGGTACAAG GACATGCACTACGCGGAATTTGCCGAAGATGAG TCTGTGAAGCTTCGTGAGGCGATCAAGGAGTACGAGGCGAACAAGTGGAAGGTGATCGGTCAGAAAGTGGGAAAGCCTGCTAAA GCCTGCGAACA CATCTTTTATGAATTTGGCATTCTCTCCTCCGGATTCCCGGCAATTCCAGAGCGAT TGACTCTTCTCGGAAG CATGGCTTCAGAAAATGAAATCACCGCCTTAGCGGTGCACTCCAACAAGGAAGACCTGGCGACATCCAAGCCTGAAATCCCTGGCGTGGCTAACAAGGATGAGCTACTCTACGCCGAGACCAGGACTAATCGCCGCAATCCCGTCGGATCACGCTTGGGCTCCATTATTAGAGCCTTTGAGAACCAGCTCATTGAGTATAATCTGGAAGCGCGTGGTATTGAACGAGTCGCCGTGGATGATCGCATGAAGCGCAACACGTGGATGTCGTATCTACAAGCCTTCTTGCTTTGGATCTCCATCAATCTTGCACCCAATAACATTACTCTGGGGATGTTAGGGCCGGCCGTGTATGGTCTCAGCTTCCGGGACTCGGCGCTTTGTGCTGTATTTGGAGCCTTAGTTGGTTCCGTCGTCTCCTCTTGGATGGCCACATGGGGGCCCATTTCCGGGATCCGGACAATG GCTTTTGGAAGGTATTCGATGGGCTGGTGGCCCAGCAAGGTTATTGTTCTATTGAACCTTGTTCAGATGATTGGATACGGCTTGATTGACTGCGTCGTTGGCGGACAAATTTTGTCTGCTGTCTCCCCTGATGGCATGTCCGTAGCTGTCG GTATCGTGATCATCGCGGTTATAAGCTGGGCTGTGGCCACATTCGGCATTCAAGTATTCCACTACTATGAACG ATTCGCCTTTTTGCCTCAACTTATTGTGGTCTGCATCCTTTTCGCGGTGTCATCCGTGAAATTTGACTTGTCAACCATCTCTGCCGGCGATGCCCGGACAGTAGCTGGCAATAG GCTATCCTTCTTTTCTATCTGTCTGAGCGCCGCAATCACCTACGCCCCACTAGCAGCTGACTTCTTCGTTTACTACCCCGAAAACACCTCTCGGGTGAAAATCTTCAGCCTCAGCCTGGCAGGCCTCCTTGTCTCCTTCACGCTGGCCATAATCTGCGGCGTCGGGCTGGCGTCCGGCATCTCCATACACCCAGAATACTCCGCCGCCTACGAGCAAGGCCAAGGAGCACTAGTCGTCGAAGGATTCGGCCCGCTGCATGGCTTCGGCAAATTCTGCTCTGTGATCTGCGCCCTAGGCCTGATCGCCAATACAGTCGCGCCCACTTACTCCGCCGGCATCGACTTCCAGATCCTCGGTCGCTACGCCGAGGCAGTACCGCGCGTAATCTGGAATACCATTGCCGTCATTATCTATACCGTCTGCGCGCTAGTTGGCCGCAGCCATCTCTCTGAGATCTTCACCAATTTCCTCGCTTTGATGGGCTATTGGGTTGTCATCTGGATTGCCATTGTCCTCGAGGAGCGGTATATCTTCCGTCTTCGCACTGGGTACAACTGGGGGATCTGGCGGGATCCGTCTAAGCTGCCCATTGGCATTGCGGCTTTCGCTGCCTTTGTTGTTGGCTGGGTGGGCGCCGTATTGTGTATGGCGCAAGTGTGGTATATCGGACCTATTGCCAAATTGGTTGGCGAATACGGTGCTGAT ATGGGAATCTACGTTGGGTTCTGTTGGACTGCGCTTGTTTACCCCCCTTTCAGATTCATCGAACTTCGTTTCGTGGGTCGTTAG
- a CDS encoding Cytochrome c oxidase, subunit Vb encodes MFLQRTASALARRSPARAFTLAQRPFSSSIVRSNEKKWAPKQEGKILSFDDIKTEEDLFAPGAKPGTTPTDFEQATGLERLELIGKMQGIDVFDMRPLDASRKGTLENPIIVNGAGDEQYAGCTGFPADSHQVNWLTVSRDRPIERCLECGNVVKLNYVGPEDSHSQDHDGGHHPPPQDEPKTFADYVKPEYWYR; translated from the exons ATGTTCCTCCAACGTACAGCCTCCGCCCTTGCAAGGCGCTCGCCTGCCCGCGCTTTTACCCTCGCCCAGCGCCCGTTCTCTTCCTCCATCGTTCGCT CCAATGAGAAGAAGTGGGCTCCTAAGCAAGAGGGCAAGATCCTGTCCTTCGATG ATATCAAGACTGAGGAGGACCTCTTCGCTCCGGGTGCCAAGCCCGGTACCACTCCCACCGATTTCGAACAGGCCACCGGTCTCGAGCGTCTGGAACTCATCGGAAAGATGCAGGGCATTGACGTCTTCGACATGCGTCCCCTCGATGCCTCCCGCAAGG GCACACTCGAAAACCCTATCATCGTTAACGGTGCCGGTGATGAGCAGTACGCCGGTTGCACCGGTTTCCCCGCAGACTCCCACCAGGTCAACTGGCTGACT GTCTCCCGCGATCGCCCCATCGAGCGCTGCCTCGAGTGCGGCAACGTGGTCAAGCTGAACTACGTCGGACCCGAGGACTCCCACTCCC AGGACCATGACGGCGGTCACCACCCCCCTCCTCAAGACGAGCCCAAGACCTTCGCCGACTATGTCAAGCCCGAATACTGGTACCGGTAA
- a CDS encoding Homeodomain-like, with protein MVNYAPHEGGKDANREDVIPNGTTHLLQDRSTEIHYHCVTVQPTFGSPSTFITDNSPQRQPGSHYNAHGYRLSPIQGSRKRQRTDNGPEVSEDTDHYHGYRSILLNLPLGDPSVPAGESTDLTYADHVGPSSSHQPSNYDYLQTALPQQHHHHRLPSQALIGITSAGQESEPYQPQIDLSFMDLPGVPTPCPLPKAPKTRFGRKEDEMLITLKEHWKFSWRQIECFFPGRKQQTLQVRYCTKLKEREVVWDDALDEKLKKALEDYEDNKWAHISRKLGPGIPPTACKLRAERLE; from the exons ATGGTTAACTACGCTCCTCATGAAGGTGGTAAAGATGCGAACCGGGAGGATGTCATTCCCAACGGCACAACACATTTGCTCCAAGATAGGTCTACTGAAATTCACTACCACTGTGTTACAGTACAGCCAACCTTTGGGTCCCCATCAACTTTTATCACGGACAACTCGCCCCAACGCCAGCCGGGGTCGCACTACAACGCACACGGCTATAGACTCTCCCCAATCCAGGGTAGCAGAAAACGACAACGTACTGACAATGGGCCCGAGGTCAGTGAAGACACCGACCATTATCATGGGTATCGATCTATCTTGCTCAATCTGCCCTTGGGTGACCCATCGGTTCCAGCAGGTGAATCGACTGATCTGACGTACGCTGATCATGTCGGCCCTTCGTCTTCCCACCAGCCATCGAACTATGACTACCTCCAGACTGCTCTCCCGCAAcagcatcaccaccaccgGCTACCATCTCAAGCATTGATTGGTATAACCTCCGCTGGTCAGGAATCCGAGCCATACCAGCCGCAAATCGACCTTAGCTTCATGGACCTTCCAGGAGTACCGACGCCTTGCCCTTTGCCAAAAGCACCAAAGACTAGATTCGGTCGCAAGGAAGATGAGATGTTAATAACCCTGAAGGAGCACTGGAAGTTTTCCTGGAGGCAGATTGAGTGCTTTTTTCCAGGACGAAAACAACAAACATTGCAAGTTCGCTACTGTACCAAGTTGAAGGAAAGAGAGGTGGTTTGGGATGATGCTTTG GATGAGAAACTGAAaaaggcgctggaggactaTGAGGACAACAAATGGGCACACATTTCACGGAAGCTTGGGCCTGGTATACCGCCAACGGCGTGCAAGCTGAGAGCGGAAAGGCTTGAATGA